A genomic stretch from Cellulomonas sp. KRMCY2 includes:
- a CDS encoding ABC transporter permease, with amino-acid sequence MAGPQSRVVPVRSPIADPPRPPSVVRRLVEALPLPAGAGMARMLVERNYRSFRRTWSIIVSGFFEPVFFLFSMGVGIGALVGDVDAGGGRMVRYAVFVAPALLAASAMNGAVFDSTTNVFFKLKYAKLYDSVLATPLGPRDVAVGEISWALLRGLVYSAAFLVVAALAGAVTSWTAILAVPAASLIGWAFASIGMATTTYMRTWADFDYVQLAILPMFLFSATFFPLGTYPPALQAVVQATPLYHGVAMVRDLMFGQVGSGMWVHVAYLTAMGSLGTVWTARRIETLLLR; translated from the coding sequence GTGGCCGGGCCGCAGAGCCGGGTCGTCCCGGTTCGGTCGCCGATCGCGGACCCGCCCCGGCCGCCGTCCGTCGTGCGCCGACTGGTCGAGGCGCTGCCGCTCCCCGCTGGGGCCGGCATGGCGCGGATGCTCGTCGAGCGCAACTACCGCTCGTTCCGGCGCACCTGGTCGATCATCGTCTCGGGCTTCTTCGAGCCGGTCTTCTTCCTGTTCTCGATGGGCGTGGGGATCGGCGCCCTGGTCGGCGACGTCGATGCCGGTGGCGGGCGGATGGTCAGGTACGCGGTCTTCGTCGCCCCGGCGCTGCTTGCCGCGTCCGCGATGAACGGTGCGGTGTTCGACTCGACGACGAACGTCTTCTTCAAGCTCAAGTACGCCAAGCTCTACGACTCGGTGCTCGCCACGCCGCTGGGGCCACGGGACGTCGCCGTCGGTGAGATCAGCTGGGCGCTGCTGCGGGGCCTGGTGTACTCGGCCGCCTTCCTCGTCGTCGCCGCGCTCGCCGGCGCGGTCACGTCGTGGACCGCGATCCTTGCCGTCCCGGCGGCGAGCCTGATCGGCTGGGCCTTCGCCTCGATCGGCATGGCCACGACGACGTACATGCGCACCTGGGCGGACTTCGACTACGTGCAGCTCGCCATCCTGCCCATGTTCCTGTTCTCGGCGACCTTCTTCCCGCTGGGCACCTACCCGCCGGCGTTGCAGGCCGTCGTCCAGGCGACGCCGCTGTACCACGGGGTCGCGATGGTGCGTGACCTGATGTTCGGGCAGGTGGGGTCCGGGATGTGGGTGCACGTGGCGTACCTGACCGCGATGGGCTCGCTCGGCACCGTCTGGACCGCCCGCCGGATCGAGACGCTCCTGCTGCGCTGA
- a CDS encoding amino acid ABC transporter permease: protein MDVIIDNLPTYLSGFMVTLQLTLWSAALALLAGLLLAALRVSPLRPLRAFAATYVELLRNTPLTLVFFFMVFVAPYFGILAPLGFWTAVICLSAYTAAFVCEAIRSGINSVGVGQAEAARAIGLTFGQTLVEVVLPQAVRSVVPPLINVFIALTKNTSVAAGFGLIAVELVGTGRRLGVTNAASGLWVLVGVALFYLAITIPAGALASRIERKVAFAR from the coding sequence GTGGACGTCATCATCGACAACCTCCCGACCTACCTGTCGGGGTTCATGGTGACGCTCCAGCTGACCCTGTGGTCCGCCGCGCTGGCGCTCCTGGCCGGGCTGCTCCTGGCGGCCCTGCGGGTCTCCCCGCTGCGTCCGCTACGGGCGTTCGCGGCCACGTACGTCGAGCTCCTGCGCAACACACCGCTGACCCTTGTCTTCTTCTTCATGGTCTTCGTCGCGCCCTACTTCGGCATCCTCGCTCCGCTGGGCTTCTGGACGGCGGTCATCTGCCTCTCGGCCTACACCGCGGCATTCGTGTGCGAGGCGATCCGCTCAGGCATCAACAGCGTGGGAGTCGGCCAGGCGGAGGCGGCGCGCGCCATCGGGCTCACCTTCGGCCAGACCCTGGTCGAGGTCGTCCTGCCGCAGGCCGTCCGCAGCGTCGTCCCGCCGCTGATCAACGTCTTCATCGCCCTGACCAAGAACACGTCGGTCGCGGCCGGCTTCGGCCTGATCGCCGTCGAGCTGGTGGGCACCGGGCGTCGCCTCGGCGTCACCAACGCGGCGAGCGGCCTGTGGGTCCTGGTCGGGGTGGCGCTGTTCTACCTCGCCATCACCATCCCCGCCGGGGCTCTCGCGAGCCGCATCGAGCGGAAGGTGGCGTTCGCCCGATGA
- a CDS encoding ABC transporter permease: MAVADTEVLAPTRTGRTTGGWQAVAAHWLIKYRRVWLGTAITSFLSPLLYLAGMGFGLGLLVDRGAGGIGGVPYVVFIAPGVLAATTLQVAAGETTFSVVGSIKWTPIYQGMLATPLKVRDVVVGHLAYVLVRVTLAAVVFFAVAALFGTVRSPWGVVAVGVATLGGMAFASCCYAYSASLTNDQGLVLMFRFVVMPMSLFSGTFFPIEQLPGWLQPVAWATPLWHTVDACRALVLGTATVGGVLGHVAYLALWLVGGYLMAVRVLRRRMVV, translated from the coding sequence ATGGCCGTCGCTGACACCGAGGTCCTGGCACCGACCCGCACCGGGCGGACCACCGGCGGCTGGCAGGCCGTCGCGGCGCACTGGCTCATCAAGTACCGCAGGGTCTGGCTCGGCACGGCGATCACGAGCTTCCTGTCGCCGCTGCTGTACCTGGCCGGGATGGGCTTCGGCCTCGGGCTGCTGGTCGACCGCGGCGCCGGCGGCATCGGCGGGGTGCCGTACGTCGTGTTCATCGCGCCGGGTGTGCTCGCGGCGACGACCCTGCAGGTCGCCGCGGGCGAGACGACCTTCTCGGTCGTCGGTTCGATCAAGTGGACGCCGATCTACCAGGGCATGCTCGCGACGCCGCTCAAGGTCCGTGACGTCGTGGTCGGGCACCTCGCCTACGTCCTGGTCCGGGTCACGCTCGCGGCCGTCGTGTTCTTCGCGGTCGCGGCACTGTTCGGCACCGTGCGCTCGCCGTGGGGCGTGGTCGCCGTCGGTGTCGCGACCCTGGGCGGGATGGCGTTCGCGTCCTGCTGCTACGCGTACTCGGCGAGCCTGACGAACGATCAGGGCCTCGTGCTCATGTTCCGCTTCGTCGTGATGCCGATGTCGTTGTTCTCGGGGACGTTCTTCCCGATCGAGCAGCTGCCCGGCTGGCTGCAACCGGTCGCGTGGGCGACGCCGCTGTGGCACACGGTCGATGCGTGCCGCGCCCTGGTCCTCGGGACGGCGACGGTCGGTGGCGTGCTGGGGCACGTCGCCTACCTCGCACTGTGGCTGGTCGGTGGCTACCTGATGGCCGTCCGGGTGCTCCGTCGTCGGATGGTGGTCTGA
- a CDS encoding DUF3046 domain-containing protein: protein MRYSEFWELVTDVFGPQMGRTLATDQVIGALEDRTCVQALAAGEDPKAVWRALCDAMQVPQSDRWAAPARREPRG, encoded by the coding sequence GTGCGCTACAGCGAGTTCTGGGAGCTGGTCACCGACGTGTTCGGGCCGCAGATGGGCCGGACCTTGGCGACCGACCAGGTCATCGGCGCCCTGGAGGACCGCACGTGCGTCCAGGCGCTCGCTGCCGGCGAGGACCCGAAGGCCGTGTGGCGTGCGCTGTGCGACGCGATGCAGGTGCCCCAGTCCGACCGCTGGGCGGCGCCGGCCCGCCGCGAGCCGAGAGGTTGA
- a CDS encoding amino acid ABC transporter permease — MSAILYDSPGPRARRRELIGSVVGGVLLLALLGSGLWFAAGRGVLDLERWDVLFDPPKGQTAAAVWESMVVRGLGATLRAAAVAAPVALVLGLVLAVWRTARHRWQRGPAVVVIELFRGLPVLLMMFFGLIGFGWSAFESVVFGLTVYNMAIIAEILRAGLASLPKGQTEAAYAIGLTRSQTLLTILLPQAVRTMMPSLIAQLVVLLKDSSLGFIVGYAELLQSIKNNGQFFGNQYYVALFVVGAGLYLTVNISLSWLARWTQRRTMRTSSAPPAPDEVTRAPTFGGPSR, encoded by the coding sequence ATGAGCGCGATCCTCTACGACTCCCCCGGGCCCCGCGCGCGGCGGCGTGAGCTGATCGGCTCCGTCGTCGGCGGCGTCCTGCTGCTGGCCCTGCTCGGATCCGGCCTCTGGTTCGCGGCCGGGCGCGGAGTCCTGGACCTCGAGCGCTGGGACGTCCTGTTCGACCCGCCGAAGGGCCAGACGGCCGCAGCCGTGTGGGAGTCCATGGTCGTCCGTGGCCTGGGGGCGACGCTGCGTGCGGCTGCGGTTGCTGCGCCCGTGGCGCTCGTGCTCGGCCTGGTGCTCGCTGTGTGGCGGACCGCGCGCCACCGGTGGCAGCGGGGTCCGGCGGTCGTGGTGATCGAGCTGTTCCGCGGGCTGCCCGTGCTGCTCATGATGTTCTTCGGCCTGATCGGCTTCGGCTGGAGCGCCTTCGAGTCCGTCGTCTTCGGCCTGACGGTCTACAACATGGCGATCATCGCGGAGATCCTGCGCGCCGGGCTGGCCTCGCTGCCGAAGGGTCAGACGGAGGCGGCCTACGCCATCGGGTTGACCCGGAGCCAGACGCTGCTCACGATCCTGCTCCCGCAGGCCGTCCGCACGATGATGCCGAGCCTCATCGCACAGCTCGTGGTCCTGCTCAAGGACTCCTCGCTCGGCTTCATCGTGGGCTACGCCGAGCTGCTCCAGTCCATCAAGAACAACGGGCAGTTCTTCGGGAACCAGTACTACGTCGCCCTGTTCGTCGTGGGCGCCGGGCTCTACCTGACCGTCAACATCTCGCTGTCGTGGCTTGCCCGCTGGACCCAGCGCCGCACCATGCGGACCTCGTCGGCACCGCCGGCACCCGATGAGGTGACCCGCGCCCCGACCTTCGGTGGGCCTTCCCGTTGA
- a CDS encoding regulatory protein RecX: protein MTTSSRRRRTSAQEPPEAGASAVDPEPDPESFARSIALRQLTGAPRSRHQLAEALARRGVEDAVAGRVLDRFTEVGLIDDAAYAEMLVRSRRESRSLARRALAVELRRKGISVEDAEPALATVDDAAEEASARELLRRRWRSGPDADPRVQTRRAIAMLGRKGYPPGLSSRLVREMVDDRGSEPWDPAVTDD, encoded by the coding sequence GTGACCACCTCCTCTCGCCGTCGGCGGACCTCGGCTCAGGAGCCGCCGGAGGCGGGCGCCTCGGCGGTGGATCCCGAGCCGGATCCGGAGTCGTTCGCACGGTCCATCGCACTGCGTCAGCTCACCGGGGCACCGCGCAGCCGCCACCAGCTGGCCGAGGCCCTGGCGCGGCGCGGGGTCGAGGATGCCGTCGCCGGACGGGTCCTGGACCGCTTCACCGAGGTCGGCCTGATCGACGACGCCGCCTATGCGGAGATGCTGGTGCGCTCCCGGCGCGAGTCCAGGAGCCTGGCCAGGCGCGCGCTGGCCGTCGAGCTGCGCCGCAAGGGCATCTCCGTCGAGGACGCGGAACCGGCGCTGGCGACGGTCGACGACGCCGCCGAGGAGGCCTCTGCCCGGGAGCTCCTGCGACGCCGATGGCGATCCGGACCGGACGCCGACCCCCGGGTCCAGACACGGCGCGCCATCGCGATGCTCGGGCGCAAGGGGTACCCGCCGGGCCTGTCGTCGAGGCTGGTCCGCGAAATGGTGGACGATAGGGGTAGCGAGCCGTGGGATCCTGCGGTGACGGACGACTGA
- the recA gene encoding recombinase RecA, whose protein sequence is MAAPADRAKALEAALGQIDRQFGKGSIMRLGDEGRAPVEVIPTGSIALDIALGIGGLPRGRVVEIYGPESSGKTTLALHAVANAQRAGGIAAFIDAEHALDPEYAKKLGVDTDALLVSQPDTGEQALEIMDMLIRSGAIDIVVIDSVAALVPKAEIDGEMGDSHVGLQARLMSQALRKIAGALSNSGTTAIFINQLREKIGVFFGSPETTTGGKALKFYASVRLDIRRIETLKEGTDAVGNRTRVKVVKNKMAPPFKQAEFDIIYGVGISREGGLIDMGVEQGFVRKSGSWFTYEGDQLGQGKENARAFLRDNPDLANEIEKKIKEKLGVGARVDAPAVPDAGVDF, encoded by the coding sequence ATGGCTGCTCCCGCAGACCGCGCCAAGGCCCTTGAGGCCGCGCTCGGACAGATCGACCGCCAGTTCGGCAAGGGGTCGATCATGCGCCTCGGTGACGAGGGGCGCGCCCCGGTCGAGGTCATCCCCACGGGCTCGATCGCCCTGGACATCGCCCTGGGGATCGGTGGCCTGCCCCGTGGGCGGGTCGTGGAGATCTACGGCCCCGAGTCGAGCGGCAAGACGACCCTCGCGCTGCACGCCGTGGCGAACGCGCAGAGGGCCGGCGGGATCGCGGCGTTCATCGACGCCGAGCACGCCCTGGATCCCGAGTACGCCAAGAAGCTCGGCGTCGACACCGACGCACTGCTCGTCTCCCAGCCGGACACCGGTGAGCAGGCGCTCGAGATCATGGACATGCTCATCCGCTCCGGTGCGATCGACATCGTGGTCATCGACTCGGTCGCCGCGCTCGTGCCCAAGGCCGAGATCGACGGGGAGATGGGCGACAGCCACGTGGGCCTGCAGGCCCGGCTGATGTCCCAGGCCCTGCGCAAGATCGCCGGAGCGCTCAGCAACTCGGGCACCACTGCCATCTTCATCAACCAGCTGCGCGAGAAGATCGGCGTGTTCTTCGGCTCGCCGGAGACGACGACAGGTGGCAAGGCACTGAAGTTCTACGCATCGGTGCGCCTGGACATCCGGCGGATCGAGACCCTCAAGGAGGGCACCGACGCGGTCGGCAACCGGACCCGGGTCAAGGTCGTCAAGAACAAGATGGCACCGCCGTTCAAGCAGGCCGAGTTCGACATCATCTACGGCGTCGGGATCTCCCGCGAAGGCGGCCTGATCGACATGGGCGTCGAGCAGGGATTCGTGCGCAAGTCCGGTTCCTGGTTCACCTACGAGGGCGACCAGCTCGGCCAGGGCAAGGAGAACGCGCGCGCCTTCCTGCGCGACAACCCGGACCTTGCCAACGAGATCGAGAAGAAGATCAAGGAAAAGCTCGGGGTGGGCGCGCGCGTCGATGCCCCGGCAGTACCGGATGCGGGCGTCGACTTCTGA
- the rny gene encoding ribonuclease Y, with protein MEQLAIVLLLLLASLVALLLVLLARREASANRAQAAQDVSSIKAAAEVMLADAKRREERLTEREKEISAERREVRTLHEAADRRSLEAQQDRTAAAAAVGDATARASELLESVSGLSAEEARAEQIRLATERAAHDAAAGIRRLEAKARRTADERARQVVATAVQRIAGPTSAQNVVTVVALPAEEMKGRIIGKEGRNIRTFEALTGVNVIIDDTPDSVTLSSFDAERREVAAVAMEALIADGRIHPQRIEIAYAEALAGADERAVTAGHDAAERAGVTRLHPELIETLGRLRLRSSYGQNVLAHLVESARIAAAMAAEIGADVEVARRAAFLHDIGKALSAELGGTHATVGAALAMRLGEPPVVVNAIAAHHDEVPMESVEAVLVQAADACSAARPGARREELDQYIERMDTLESLVASHDGVRRAVAMSAGREVRVIVEPDLVDDAAMPELAQGIARQIEKDLSYPGEIVVTVIRELRATATAG; from the coding sequence ATGGAGCAGCTCGCCATCGTCCTGTTGCTCCTTCTCGCCAGCCTCGTCGCTCTGCTCCTCGTCCTGCTGGCGCGCCGCGAGGCGTCCGCCAACCGTGCCCAGGCGGCACAGGACGTCAGCTCGATCAAGGCGGCGGCCGAAGTGATGCTCGCGGACGCCAAGCGTCGCGAGGAGCGGCTGACCGAGCGCGAGAAGGAGATCAGCGCGGAGCGCCGCGAGGTCCGGACCCTGCACGAAGCAGCCGATCGCCGCAGCCTGGAGGCCCAGCAGGACCGCACCGCGGCAGCGGCCGCAGTCGGTGACGCCACCGCACGGGCGAGCGAGCTCCTGGAGTCCGTCTCCGGCCTGTCCGCCGAGGAGGCGCGGGCCGAGCAGATCAGGCTGGCGACCGAGCGCGCCGCCCACGACGCAGCGGCCGGCATCCGTCGGCTCGAGGCCAAGGCGCGGCGCACCGCGGACGAGCGTGCCCGGCAGGTCGTCGCGACGGCTGTCCAGCGCATCGCCGGTCCGACGAGTGCGCAGAATGTCGTGACGGTGGTGGCGCTGCCGGCCGAGGAGATGAAGGGCCGGATCATCGGCAAGGAAGGGCGGAACATCCGCACCTTCGAGGCGCTCACCGGCGTCAACGTGATCATCGATGACACCCCGGACTCGGTGACGCTCTCGAGCTTCGACGCCGAGCGCCGCGAGGTCGCAGCGGTCGCCATGGAGGCGTTGATCGCCGACGGTCGGATCCACCCCCAGCGGATCGAGATCGCCTACGCCGAGGCGCTCGCCGGCGCCGACGAGCGGGCCGTCACCGCAGGCCACGACGCTGCCGAGCGGGCCGGTGTGACGCGGCTGCACCCTGAGCTGATCGAGACGCTCGGCCGCCTGCGGCTGCGCTCGAGCTACGGCCAGAACGTCCTTGCCCATCTGGTCGAGTCGGCCCGGATCGCTGCCGCGATGGCAGCCGAGATCGGGGCCGACGTCGAGGTCGCCCGGCGGGCCGCCTTCCTGCACGACATCGGCAAGGCGCTGAGCGCCGAGCTCGGCGGCACCCACGCGACGGTCGGCGCGGCTCTCGCGATGCGACTCGGTGAGCCGCCGGTCGTGGTGAACGCGATCGCGGCCCATCACGACGAGGTGCCGATGGAGTCCGTCGAGGCCGTCCTGGTGCAGGCTGCGGACGCGTGCTCGGCAGCCCGGCCCGGTGCCCGCCGTGAGGAGCTCGACCAGTACATCGAGCGGATGGACACCCTCGAGTCGCTCGTCGCCTCGCACGACGGCGTCCGGCGCGCGGTCGCGATGTCGGCCGGTCGTGAGGTGCGGGTGATCGTCGAGCCCGACCTGGTCGACGACGCCGCGATGCCCGAGCTCGCCCAGGGGATCGCGCGTCAGATCGAGAAGGACCTGTCCTACCCCGGCGAGATCGTCGTGACAGTGATCCGCGAGCTGCGCGCGACGGCCACCGCGGGCTGA
- a CDS encoding ABC transporter ATP-binding protein: MIEARGLVKMFGDFTAVDSIDVEVRPGEAFGFLGPNGAGKSSTMKMIGAVSPPTAGTLRILGMDPARSGPQIRAQLGVVPQRDTLDEELTVEENIWVYGRYFGLSRAVVRRRAAELLEFAQLTERSGSLVEPLSGGMKRRLTIARALVNDPKILLLDEPTTGLDPQARHVLWDRLFRLKREGVTLVLTTHYMDEAEQLCDRLVVMDHGRIVAEGSPRSLIEQHSTREVLELRFDADDHAHHLADVEGLAERIEVLPDRLLLYTRDGEAAQSEVARRGLDPLSALVRRSTLEDVFLHLTGRTLVD; encoded by the coding sequence ATGATCGAGGCCCGTGGCCTGGTCAAGATGTTCGGCGACTTCACCGCCGTCGACTCGATCGACGTCGAGGTGCGCCCGGGGGAGGCCTTCGGGTTCCTCGGACCCAACGGGGCCGGGAAGTCCTCGACGATGAAGATGATCGGCGCCGTGTCCCCGCCGACCGCCGGCACCCTGCGCATCCTCGGGATGGACCCTGCGCGGTCCGGTCCGCAGATCCGGGCCCAGCTCGGCGTCGTGCCGCAGCGGGACACCCTCGACGAGGAGCTCACCGTCGAGGAGAACATCTGGGTCTACGGCCGCTACTTCGGTCTGTCCCGGGCGGTCGTGCGCCGGCGCGCGGCCGAGCTGCTCGAGTTCGCCCAGCTCACCGAACGGTCCGGATCGCTCGTCGAGCCGCTGTCCGGCGGCATGAAGCGCCGCCTGACGATCGCACGGGCCCTGGTCAACGACCCGAAGATCCTGCTGCTCGACGAGCCGACGACGGGGCTGGACCCGCAGGCCCGGCACGTGCTCTGGGACCGGCTGTTCCGGCTCAAGCGCGAGGGCGTGACGCTCGTGCTCACCACCCACTACATGGACGAGGCCGAGCAGCTGTGCGACCGCCTCGTGGTGATGGATCACGGCCGGATCGTGGCCGAGGGCTCGCCGCGGTCGCTGATCGAGCAGCACTCGACCCGCGAGGTGCTCGAGCTGCGGTTCGACGCGGACGACCACGCCCACCACCTGGCCGACGTCGAGGGCCTGGCGGAGCGGATCGAGGTCCTGCCCGACCGCCTGCTGCTCTACACCCGCGACGGCGAGGCAGCGCAGTCCGAGGTCGCGCGGCGCGGGCTGGACCCGCTGTCCGCCCTGGTGCGCCGCTCGACCCTCGAGGACGTCTTCCTGCACCTGACCGGCCGGACGCTGGTGGACTGA